Proteins encoded together in one Prunus dulcis chromosome 3, ALMONDv2, whole genome shotgun sequence window:
- the LOC117622594 gene encoding 7-deoxyloganetin glucosyltransferase-like codes for MSSVSVVNKPHVVCTPLPFQSHIKAMLKFAKLLHHKGFHITFVNTEFNHKRFLQSLGPNSLDGLPDFRYESIPDGLPISSDTDDDGNAVQDIPLLLDSIRKNLLAPFRNLLRKLNDTASSSANNIIINNPPVTCMVSDGFMTSTITAAGELGIPVILFFTIAAAGFMGSKQYSVLVEKGLAPLKDESCLTNGFLDKVIDWVPGMQGIRLRDLPSCFRTTDPDDIVFNFAREAMDSVDKASAVVVHTFDALEPDVLDALSSMPPPVYAIGPLQLLLNHLPKDPLKPMGYSLWKEETECLQWLNSKAPNSVVYVNFGSLVVMAPQQLVEFGWGLANSKLPFLWVIRPDLIVGESAILPPEFEFETKERGLIASWCPQEQVLDHPSVGGFLTHSGWNSTIESLTVGVPMLCWPVFAEQHTNCYYTCNEWGSGLEIDNNVKRDEVEKLVRDLMEGENGKKLKIKAMEWKKLAEEATGPHGSSSINMDNLVNQVLLRKKK; via the exons ATGAGTTCAGTTTCAGTAGTTAATAAGCCTCATGTCGTATGTACTCCGCTTCCTTTTCAAAGCCATATAAAGGCAATGCTTAAATTTGCAAAGCTCCTCCACCACAAAGGTTTCCATATAACCTTTGTCAACACAGAGTTCAACCACAAGCGGTTTCttcaatctcttggacccaaCTCCCTCGATGGCTTGCCTGATTTTCGATATGAATCAATCCCAGATGGCCTTCCAATAAGTTCAGATACCGATGATGATGGAAATGCTGTCCAAGACATCCCTTTGCTTCTTGATTCCATCAGAAAAAATTTATTGGCTCCTTTTCGAAACCTCCTCAGAAAACTCAATGACACTGCATCTTCCAGTGCCaacaatattattattaataatccTCCAGTGACATGTATGGTTTCAGATGGTTTTATGACATCCACCATCACAGCAGCCGGAGAGCTTGGAATCCCTGTCATACTCTTCTTTACCATTGCTGCAGCCGGCTTCATGGGCTCTAAACAATATTCTGTTTTGGTGGAGAAAGGACTTGCGCCACTCAAAG ATGAGAGCTGTTTGACAAACGGCTTTTTGGACAAGGTAATAGATTGGGTTCCAGGAATGCAGGGTATCCGTTTAAGGGATCTCCCAAGCTGCTTTCGAACGACAGATCCGGATGACATTGTGTTTAACTTTGCCAGGGAAGCAATGGATAGTGTTGATAAAGCTTCAGCAGTTGTTGTTCACACTTTTGATGCGTTGGAGCCAGATGTTTTGGATGCTCTTTCATCTATGCCTCCACCTGTTTATGCAATAGGCCCTCTACAATTACTTCTCAATCATTTGCCAAAAGACCCTTTGAAACCTATGGGATACAGTCTATGGAAAGAAGAAACTGAGTGCCTCCAATGGCTAAATTCCAAGGCACCAAACTCAGTTGTTTATGTCAATTTTGGGAGTTTAGTGGTCATGGCACCACAACAACTTGTTGAGTTTGGATGGGGACTTGCAAATAGCAAGCTTCCCTTCTTATGGGTAATTAGGCCGGATTTGATTGTTGGTGAATCAGCAATTCTGCCACCtgagtttgagtttgaaaCTAAAGAAAGAGGTCTAATAGCAAGTTGGTGCCCACAAGAGCAAGTCCTGGACCACCCATCCGTCGGAGGGTTTTTGACACACAGTGGTTGGAATTCAACCATTGAGAGTCTAACTGTGGGTGTGCCTATGCTCTGTTGGCCAGTCTTTGCCGAGCAGCACACCAATTGTTACTATACTTGCAATGAATGGGGCAGTGGTTTGGAGATTGATAACAATGTGAAGAGAGATGAAGTGGAGAAGCTTGTTAGAGATTTAATGGAGGGGGAGAATggcaagaaattgaaaattaaggCCATGGAGTGGAAGAAACTAGCAGAAGAAGCCACTGGTCCACATGGTTCTTCATCCATAAACATGGACAATTTGGTGAATCAAGTgctattaagaaaaaaaaaatag
- the LOC117621558 gene encoding 7-deoxyloganetin glucosyltransferase-like → MSSISVDNKPHAVCIPLPFQSHIKAMLKLAKLLHHKGFHITFVNTEFNHKRFLKSLGPNSLDGLPDFQFETIPDGLPDSDADSAQDHYLLCDSVRKNCLAPFRKLIMKLNDTTSSNVNPPVTCIVSDGFMTFTITAAEELRLPVTLLFTIAACAFMVSKQYPILVEKGLAPLKDESCLTNGFLDKVIDWIPAMKGIRLRDLPSFFETTNDPNDIFLNFTIEAMDRAHTASAVVLHTFDVLERDVLDALSSMLPPVYAIGPLQLLLNKIPQEYPLKPMGYSLWKEETDCFKWLNDKAPNSVVYVNFGSIAVMTPECLVEFGWGLANSKNPFLWIIRPDLVVGASAILPPEFVAETKERALIASWCPQEQVLNHPSVGGFLTHSGWNSTIESLSAGVPMVCWPLFADQPINCWYACNEWGCGMEIDKNVKREEVEKLVRELMEGEKGKKMKNKAMEWKKLAEEATGPRGSSSTNLDNMVNQVLLKNN, encoded by the exons CAGTTGATAATAAGCCTCATGCTGTATGCATTCCCCTTCCATTTCAATCCCACATTAAGGCAATGCTTAAATTAGCAAAACTCCTCCACCACAAAGGTTTTCATATCACCTTCGTTAACACAGAGTTTAACCACAAGCGCTTTCTTAAATCTCTAGGACCAAACTCCCTTGATGGCTTGCCTGATTTTCAGTTTGAAACTATTCCTGATGGCCTTCCAGATTCAGATGCAGATTCCGCCCAAGACCACTATCTTCTTTGTGATTCTGTCAGAAAAAATTGCTTGGCCCCATTTCGTAAACTCATCATGAAACTCAACGATACAACTTCCAGCAATGTTAATCCTCCAGTGACTTGCATTGTTTCTGATGGTTTCATGACGTTCACCATCACAGCTGCTGAAGAACTTAGACTCCCTGTCACACTGTTATTTACCATTGCTGCATGTGCCTTCATGGTCTCTAAACAATATCCCATTTTGGTAGAAAAAGGACTTGCGCCACTAAAAG ATGAGAGCTGCTTAACAAATGGATTTCTAGACAAGGTAATAGATTGGATTCCAGCAATGAAGGGTATCCGTTTAAGGGATCTCCCAAGCTTTTTCGAAACTACAAATGATCCTAATGACATCTTCCTCAACTTCACCATTGAAGCAATGGACAGAGCTCATACAGCTTCAGCAGTTGTGCTTCATACTTTTGATGTATTGGAGAGAGATGTTTTGGATGCTCTCTCATCCATGCTTCCACCTGTTTATGCCATTGGCCCTCTCCAATTACTTCTTAATAAGATACCACAAGAGTACCCTTTGAAGCCTATGGGATACAGTTTATGGAAAGAAGAAACCGATTGCTTCAAATGGTTAAACGACAAGGCACCAAATTCTGTTGTTTATGTGAACTTCGGCAGTATAGCAGTCATGACACCAGAATGTCTTGTGGAGTTTGGTTGGGGACTTGCAAATAGCAAGAATCCCTTCTTGTGGATAATTAGGCCTGATCTGGTGGTGGGTGCCTCAGCAATTTTGCCACCTGAGTTTGTGGCTGAGACCAAGGAAAGAGCTCTCATAGCAAGTTGGTGCCCACAAGAACAAGTGCTTAACCACCCATCCGTTGGAGGGTTTCTAACACACAGCGGTTGGAATTCAACCATTGAAAGTTTGTCTGCAGGAGTTCCTATGGTTTGTTGGCCACTCTTTGCCGACCAGCCAATAAACTGTTGGTATGCTTGCAATGAATGGGGCTGTGGCATGGAGATTGATAAGAATGTCAAGAGAGAGGAAGTGGAGAAGCTTGTTCGAGAGTTAATGGAGGGTGAGAAGggcaagaaaatgaaaaataaggCCATGGAGTGGAAGAAACTAGCAGAAGAAGCCACTGGTCCACGTGGTTCTTCATCCACAAACTTAGACAATATGGTGAATCAAGTGctattaaaaaacaattag